In Anolis sagrei isolate rAnoSag1 chromosome 5, rAnoSag1.mat, whole genome shotgun sequence, the DNA window ttgtgtgtcatccgcataaagatggcacccaactccaaaaccccggatgacctctcccagcggtttcatgtagatgttgaaaagcatgggagacaaaatagagccttgcgggaccccacaggtcaaaggccaggggtccgagcaggcgtctcccagcttcaccatctgggttcgtccctccaggaaggaccggagccacaacaaaaccatgcccccgaggcccatcccagagagacgacccagaaggataccatgatcgatggtatcgaaagccgctgagatgtccaagagaaccaacagagtcacactccccctgtccagctctctgcggaggtcatccaccaaggcgaccaaggctgtctcggtgccatggccaggcctgaaaccagactgtgactgatctaggtagttggtatcgtctaagaagctctggagctgggaggcgaccacccgctccagcaccttacccaaaaaagggaggttggagattggcctgtagttactcagcaccgtggagtcaagggaagcttttttgaggagtggacgaaccacggcctgtttcagattagatggaaaaatcccttgctccaacgatgcgttgataatcaatacaaaccaatcaaccagcccctccctggctgatttaatgatgggcacgggtctagagatgaggtagtcgccctcacagccccaagaatctcctccacggtttcaggaagaacaagcctaaaagaatcccacaaagttggacaagcagatgcctccgtcacctcttctggcactgcgatgaaattggagtcgagctcaaggcgtatctgggcgactttgcctgcaaagtggtgtgcgaaatcgcgacaccgagctgctgggtcatcagtgaccccctccaccacaggtggatggaggagttctcccacgaaccgaaacagctccgatgatctatttgctgcagacgctatgcgggtggtcgtgaaagatttcctggccacctgtatagccacggagtaagccttaagagaggctttagcccgtgctcgatcagacacgtcccgagatttcctccatttgcgctctagcccccttctcgtgtgcttcatcacaaccaactccccggtgaaccagggagatggcctgtcacgatgcaacgagatggggcgttcgggtgcgatcgtatctatcgccctggacatctccctattgtagagagtcaccaaggcgtcgatagaatcgccaggctccaaggcaggaagaaccccaagattcctcaggaatccatctggatccatcagtctcctagggcggaccattttaatctgtcctccacccctccAGAGTTTAGgagtcgcagtaagtctaaaactgatcagataatgatcagactaTGACACCGGAagaatgttttgatcttccactctaatcaattcattgtccgccacaaaaacgaggtcaagagtatgtccggcttgatgggtgggaccagatattatttgtgacagtcctatggtcgtcatggtggccataaagtcctgagctgcaccagatagggtggtctcagcatggatgttaaaatctcccagcaccaccaggcgctgggaaaccaaggccgaattagagaccacctctgctagctcagataGGGAggctgctgggtcgcggggtgggcggtacaccagcaggaaccccacactgtcacggctccccaccttcaggtggacacactcaaacccagaagcctgcggaacagcgcatctgatcacggcgatggattgccgaaagactactgcaacccctcctccccgccccccttgtctggcctgctgatgcactccgaaacctggtggacatagctgagagagatttactccccccagctcatccaaccaggtctcggtgatgcatgccagatccgccctctcatccaggatcaagtcctgaatggccacggtcttaccattaacggatctggcattaatcagcaggaccttaagaccaaggggactgccatggagcctaccactacccaccttctccagggtcgcaagaactcttgcgcttctccctgggatgttggtgacccgctattctcctcccccacacgacttgaatgGCACCCCCTTTCTCTGGAACCCTCCCCCTGCTACATGGCCGGGATCTataactagtcagctctcagaggaagaagtcgggttggggaataatctcccttgggcgttaggtaGGGATGTTTCTGATGTTGAGGTAGATAGTgagacatcaagggagctgagtgggctgaataagggAAGTGTTCTCGAGCGGaggagtgtggctggttgagtgggggcgaccgggacagatggggtctcaaaatggtACGAGGGGGGACCCTAACTGGGGAGCTAGTTGTGGAGTTCACACGGGGGCCTGGTGGAACATGGCGAGAAGGAACCCCGGAATCAAACAAGGGGCGTatatgagggtccacaactacccttctgatggcaatgccccatttctttaggccagaTCGTTTTGCCATTAGCTCACCAAGCCAAGAGCTGTCTTCTGGTGTGATTTGAAGATGGGGGGAGCGGTCAAAAGATTGATAGTCCCTCCACgaccacactatggcttttagtcATAGGTAAAAGATCACAGGAAATAAACCTATTTTTAcctaattttgcaatatttatagtataaataagaaaaaaatgtatattccatgctgagttatggagtgaacaatgctcaaacgtgcaggtGTTAAATGtgcagagccttttacaaatttaaggatggaattagattggttcTTATAAGGTGCACTTCtctgtggccgcgtgtcatcaaaaatagccatgtgtgtcagtgctgacacgcgtgtcataggttcaccatcacgggtaTAGGTGGTCCTGAGCTGGAGGGGCCTCTGTGGGTCCACACCAGTATGCTGAATGTATTTGGGAAAGCACCCTTGCCTGCCCCCTTTGCCCCCTTACTTTGCCGCCACCGGCGTCTTCGTGGGCCTCCGTTCGCTGAGAGGCCTTCAGCTTGTCCCAGGTGTCCTTCCAGCGCCCGGGAATCTGGCCCAACTCCATCTCCAGGTTTTGCAGCTCCTGCAAGAGGAGGAGAGTGGCTGCTCTCAGGCTCTCCCCGCTTGACCCTTTGGCCTGAATTCCCTCCGGCCACTCCTCTCTGCAGCCCAGGCCTGACTTTCAGGGAGGGAAATGCAGGGCTCCAGGGACAGCCTCGGTGCTCTCTTTGGGTCAAGCCAAAAGGGGAGAGGTCTTCCGGGCGCCTCCCTGGGCATCGTGGCCAAAGAGGGGCCATGAAAGAGGCCACTGGGCGGTTGACCAGATGGACTGCGGAGATGGCTAATCCATGGGCATCAGCCCCACATCAGAGTGCAGCACAGGAAGCCCTATATCCCACCCCCTGGAGACTCCCAAGGGCCAAGCACAGAGTCCAGTGGCAAAAAGGCCCTTCTGCCTTCCGCACGACCCCAgctgcccttccctccctccctccctccctcccccccttccttctttcccccgaGACCTGCTGACCTCCAGCAGCCGGGAGATGGCGTCTGGCTCCACGCGGCTGCGGTTGTCGTAACAGGGCCAGACGATCCTGCGCCGGCTGGGGGTCGGTGCTCCAGCATCCGGGGGCCCGGGGTCCTCCACAGGCTCCGGCCGGCCCTGCACCAGCTCCCAGTCGTAGGAAGGGCCCTCGGACAGGGTCTCCTGCGTGTAGTAGTCCCAGACCTTCAGGTTGGAGAGGTTGCTGTACGGGCGCAGCacctggggaggaggaggaggagaggccgtGGAGGGTCAAGCGAGGTCTCTGGCCCCCCCACCCTTCCCCTCCCCTGCAGGAAGGCAGCTCCCACCATCCCCTTgacccctgtgtgtgtgtgtggggtgtgtgtgtgagggagcTCACCTCGCTGTCTTCAGGGGCATACATGTAGTTGAAGAAGGCCGGGATCTTCTTGTTCAGCCGATCCACATACTCCCAGACTGACCGGAAGGGCTGCGGCCCCTTGGACTCGCCCTTCTCCTCGTAAAGAAGGCCTGTCAGGAGGAAGCGCACAACCTGGCCTCAGACCAACTCTTTGCACCTGTTTGGGCCTCGAGCGTCtctccccgcccccgccccccaccTGCCCCCCACCTGCCCCCTGCTCGGCCCCTCACCCAGCTCCAGGCGCTCGTAGTCCGAGTCCAGCAGGAAGGTGCGGAAGCGGTTGGAGACAGAGTGGTAGCTGAGGAACTTCAGGTAGTACTGGCTGAACTCAAACTCCATGGGGAACTGCAAGTGGATCTGCAGAGAGGGAGGGGCAGGGGCAGCCGTCACCGAGGGAGAGGGAGAGCGGAGCCCACTGATGCGCCCCACGGCCCTCCCCTCAGAAGCCCACGGGCTCTGGCCAGACCCCCACCTGATGGACGCAATCCAGGAACTGCAGGAAGACGGGCGTGAAGCCCCCGCTCTGGCCGGCCAGCGTCTGCGCCCCGCGGTGGCTGAAGCGGTGGCCGAAGGACAGCCACTCCTTCTCCACCAGCAGCCGGAAGCCCTCCAGCGTGCGGTAGTAGGGGTCCGACAGCAGCTGCACCAGGGAGACCACctgcaggagggagagagagaggggggggaggcagggaaggagggagtgcgCTGCGCACCAGCCCCTGGGTCATGCTCCGCAGGGAGGAGCCACACCGCTTACCTGCGTGGTGATGTCCCAGCCATCCTCCAGGCTGACCAACACAGAGGAGCCCGTGTCCAGCAGCTCCACCACCAGCACAGCAATCTGGAGGATCTTGTGGATCTGGCAGAGAGAGGTGGGGGGCTGAGGTCAGGCTACATAGGGCAGAGCCCACCCCATGGACCACTTGGTCACGAGGCAATGCTCCGAAAGGAGAGGGCATCATCATCACCGAGGGGGCCTTTGCCCACCAACCCAACTATCCCGGAGGAGTCAAGGGGCCACCTTAGGCAAGCAGGAAGGGCTGGGCTCCCCGCCCCCAACCAGGGAAAGCCAAAGGGAGGCGAAACGCCCTTCCGCCCACCGACCTGGGTCAGCCATTCGGACTCCTCCAGAGAGCGCAGGTAGGCCAGGCTGGGCTCCGCAGAAGGGTTTCCCGGCACGCAGGCCTTCATCAGCTTCTTGAAACTGGTCTTGACCTGCCGGGCCTCAAACACCTCGATGGGCACCACCTCCCAATGCTGCAGCGGGTCCGGCTTCACTCCCTGAAAGGGGGCACCGTGTTGGGGGCAGAAGAGGCGTGGCCCAGGCTGCCCAGAGAGAGCGCCCCCGCTCCCCCCCGCTCCCCACCCCCCAGAGAGGCCTACGGGGCTGGGGGCCGCACCCTGAGCTGGGACTTGTCTCCGATGATGTAGAGCGAGGCGCGGTGCTGGCGCAGGAAACTAGCCTCCGAGGGGGAGCCGTTGGGCGGCGCGCCGAGCAGCTCCTTCCCGGCCAAGCGGGAGCCGACCTCCATGTTGAGCGCGTAGCTGCTGGTGCGCCCGCTGGCCCGGATGCTGCCCCACTTGCCTGCCGAGGGACCGGGCGTCAGGGAGGGGCTGCACGTGCGCCCCTGGCTGAGGGTAGAGGGTCTCTCTCCCTTCTACCACACTCAGcccacccccccacccacccacccgcccCCCATTCCGCCCCCACTCTTGGCCCACTTTCGTGCATCTGGGAGCCAGAGGGGGTCCTCCACCCTGGTCCTGCCTGCGAGGGGTCAAGGGGCATGCGGGTGCTTCAGGGTGGTTAGCCCCAAGTGGGGAGGGGGTTAGTGGGGCCGGCCCCTGGCCCGGGCCTGGCGGGAGGGGCACCAGAGGGGTGAGTTAGCGGTGCGAGCGTCACGCATCACCCCGGTTAGTGCCCCGGCCCCGCAGTACCTCGAGGGGACAGGCGTCCCTTCACGGCCAGGCTCTTGGGGCTGGAGAGGGTAATGACCCTGGCTCTGTGACCTAGGGCTGAGAGAGAGGACAGGCGGAGAGCGGCTCCACAGGGCGGGGGAGGGGGCGGGGGAGGGGCAGGCGGACGGACACAGGGACGGACAGAGCGCCAGGGGGCTGTAGCTGCAGAGCAAGGCATGGACGCACACGtgaacagatggatggatgaatggatgggtggAGGGGCCAAAATCAACCAGTGGGGggtcccctctccccctccctccccccaggaTGCAGGaggcccttcctccccccccgcTTGGGAGCCGGGCAGGGCAGCTACTCTACAGCCGGCCGTTGCTCACCTGCGCGGCTGACCGGCCCGGGCCCTTCGTCCTTCCCTCCCATCACCTGCTTCATAAGGGATCCCAGCTTGGGCTGCCGCTTCTCAGAGGAATCTGTGGCACCAACAGAAGGCGAGCGGGCGTTCCAGTCCGGCCTCAAGGCCGCCAGCCCCCCTCCGCCCTTCACCCCCCTCCTCGCCTTGCCCCACAGAAGGGAGCCGTGGGGCCCCAGGAGAGCTGAGGAAGGACAGGCAAGAGCCCGGCCCTCTTGcccagagggaggggggagggagggagggaggggggtaggGAGGGGTCTCCCTGAAGTCTGGCCTCGGGCAACCAGTGGCCCTGCGCGCATGTGCTGTGGGGCAGAGTGTGGGGGCTCCCGGTTGTGCAATGTCAGGGGAGTTTCCTTTCCTCCAGACGCCCCAAATGAGTCAGACAGACAATGAATGAGAATGCAGGATGCATGGGGCTAAACGATGGCAGCTGAGGGGAGCTGTGTGGGGATGGAGGAACGGTGTGTGGAAGGACAGGTGCCATGGCTGCCACTCAGGGGGCCCTCCCCCACCCCGGACCACCCCGAGGCCCATCGTCCAGGCCCAGCGGGCGACCCAGTTTCGGCCATGTCCCCTGCGCCAAGCGCCACTGAGACCCAGAGGGCTTCCCACTCCCAGGTGCATCCTGGAGACGCCCCTCCCTCCTCACCTGAGCTGCTCATGTGGGCAGAAGTGAAGCCGCTGAGGGTATTCCGGCCGCCGCCCGCATCCACGTAGTGGGGCATGGAGTTGATGACTGCCTGAAGGTACTTCTCTTGCTCCAGGCTGGTGGAGTCTGCCTGCGAGGGGCCTGAAAGGAGAGGACGTCCTGAGGGTCAAGGGGAGGGGCAGCCTGGGGACAGAGCAGGGCCTTACCTGGGGCTGAGTAAGGAAGGAGTGCAGGAACGTCCCTGGGGCTGAGGACACCCATGCAGCCAGGGGCCAAGGGGAGGTGGAGGGGCAGCCAGGGGACCGAGGAAGGTCACACCTGGGGCTGAGGATGTCCATAGATCAAGTGCCAAGCGGGAGGTggagggggggcaggggacagtcaTACCTGGGGCTGAGGACAGGAGTAGTGCCAGGGGCCAAGGGGGAGATGGAGGGTCAGCCAGGGGACCGAGGAGGGCCGTACCTGGGGCTGAGGACAGGAGTAGTGCCAGGGGTCAAGGGGAGGTGGAGGGGCGGCCAGGGGACCGAGGAAGGTCACACCTGGGGCTGAGGATGTCCATAGATCAAGGGCCAAGCGGGAGGTGGAGGGGGGGCCAGGCGACAGTCAAACCTGGGGCTGAGGACCGGAGTAGTGCCAGGGGTCAAGGGGGAGACGGAGGGTCAGCCAGGGGACCGAGGAGGGCGTACCTGGGGCGGGGGCATTGGGGGACTTGAAGAGCCCCGCGACGCCCTTCCCGTGGAGCCCGCCAGAGCGGAGCAGGACCGCCTTGGTGCGCGAGTTCCTCCAGGAGACGACCGGGAAGCGGTTCTGTCGGTAGCAGCGCGAGATCCGCTGGATGGTGTTGTCTTGGATACTCTGCGGGACGATCAGGAGCCCCGGGTAACTGTGGCAACagaaagggggtgggggggggcagcTGGGGCTGAAGTGCTTTGCATTGGGGAGAACGCCCCCCCCTCACCCGCGGCTGACCCTGACCCTCAagctccacccccaccccccaccccaccccaccccccgtgGCTCACCTGCGGCAGATGGCGTACATGCGGTTGACGGTGCAGATGCGGAAGGGCTCGTTCTTGGAGCGCGTCAGGCTGTTGCTCAGGGTGCCGAGGCCCAGGCGCTGGTAGTCCCGGCAGCAGGCCCGCTCCACCAACTGGCCCATGGTCATCTTGTCCGAGGGCCGGATGGTCAAGGTGGCGGGGGTCAAGGTGCTTCTGTCCATTTCTTCGGACACTGGGAGGGGCAGCGGGGTGTTAGGCCGAGCTGGAGGGGCTCCCCTGCCCGCCTGCCCCACCGCTGACCAAGGGCTCTGCTCAGGGCAAGGGACGCCCCAATGACCCACTGACCAACCGCCTGCTGCAGGCCCACCTGAGATCTCGTCCTCATTGTCCTCTGGGAAGGGCTGCTGGCCGCCCCCACGGTGCTCCCAGGGAGGAGGCGTGTACTTCTTGCGCGTGATGTACTGGCGGCCAATGGTCCTCTTGGCGTTCTTCACCAGGTTCTTGGAGATGGTCCTAAAGGTGGAGGAGGGGCGGCTCAGCCTCCAGGCTGGGGACCCCCAGGGGTCAGGGGAGGGgggtgaggagaggagaggaggggccGGCCCATTGACTGCCCGCCAGGGTTGGAGGAGCCAAGCAGCGTCCCAAAGGGTCCTGGGCAATGCAGAGCCAAGCAGGGGccaaaggggtgggggtggggcaaTGAGGAGTCAAcactcacggggggggggggggcagcgcgGCAGACACTGGAAGAGAGCGCCACCCCGCCACCAGAAGAGAGTGGCTTTCCTGGTGGGAATGCGCCCACCACTCGAGCCCTATCCCTGCAGCTGACACACAGGgggcccaccccaccccaccccaggaGGGGCCTTGAGAAGGTGTgttgccctccccagggacaggCAATGGAGGCAAAGAGGGGGCAGGCAGGCGGGCAGGCGGCTTGGAagtggggggaagggggaggccCAGAAGAGCGCAGCCCACAGCAGGGACCCAGTGCCACCACCACTGCCGCCACCGCTGCCGCCACAGCCCCTGCCCCGTGGCCCTCTTACGTGGTGGAGAGGCTCAGGCGCCCCAGGGAAGGGACTCCCACCGCCACGCCCCGGAACCTGTCTGGCCCCAGGTGGGAGCTGGGCACAAAACAAAGGCCACAgtcaagggggggggagggggagggagggaggcaggggggGGCTCATGCGCAGCAGtgccaaggcaaggcaaggcaaggcagggCAGGCCCACCCATTCCCCAAAGCAGAGCCCCTCTACGCAGCCCCCACTGCCCTGCCCCCTAGGATCCAGAGACcgtctccccccctccctcccctctcccccccccctcccagtccTGCCTGAGGCCCCGCCCGCACCTGAGGGAGGGGTTCTTCTCCTTGGCTTTGGGCTGCAAGGCTGGCTTGCTCGCCTGGCCCACCGTGAAGGCGAAGGTGTCGGCAATGTGCTGCGGGTAGCGCAGCTTCTGGAGATGCTTCCGGAAGACCTCCACGCTCTCGGAGGCCACCTCCTCGTCAAAAGCAATGCGCAGCAACTGTGAGGAGAGAAGGAGCTCCTCCAGTGAGGCCCAGGCGCGCCTTCCAAGAGCCCCCCGACAGGCAAAGAGCACTGCCCCACAGCATCCTCCCCCCAGCACTGCCCCCCCACACTCCCCTGCCCCTCCCCACTCACCTGGAAGGTGCAGGAGCGCAGCTGCAACTGAGCACAGCCCTCCGGGATGAACTGGTCCACGGGCGCCTGGGCAGTGATCTTCTCCTCCTTGGTCAGCGAAGCCACGGGGAAGGAGCGCACCACCACCTGCTCCCCCACTGAGGAGGCaggaaggagtgagggagggaagggaagcgggggggggcacagggagggagggagggggacaccTTGCCCCCCAGCCCTTCCTGAGGGAGAGCAACCCAGGAACCCCTCTGGCCTCACTCCACGGCAGGACTCCCACTGGCTCGCCCGCCCACCCATCCACCAAAGAGAAGAGCCAGTGGGCCAGAAATGGGGGCCTGAAACAGGGCGAGTTGCTCCGCTTCACCCCACAGACAGTGGACAGCGAGGCGGCCTCCGTACTCGGCCCAGGTGTTCTGCAAGGAGCCAGAGCACAGCCTCTGACCGGGAGGCCTGGAGGGCAGCAGCACTTGACCACGTGCAAACCAGGGCGGAGAcgccagagcagtggttctcagcctgtgggtctctcGCAGATGTTCtagtcttcaactcccaggaatcctaacagcggctaaaccggctgggatttctgggagttgtaggccaaaaacacgtaggaacccacaggtggagaaccgcTGACCTAGAGAAGAGTCAAGCGGCTGAAATGTGTCTGGAAAACGGCAATTTTGAATTGCTTTGCCAATTAGTGAAAAGATTTGGGACTTGGAATGGAAAATACAAAGGATAATGGTGAAGCGCACTGAGCAAGAAagagcctgcccccccccccccccggccgctcTGCGGAGCCCCCTCCTACCTAAGGGATCCACGGGCGTGCCCTTGAAGACGATGCGGTAGGTGGTGAGGAAGATGGCGCCTTCAGCCGGGAGCAGGGGGGGCCCCCCGCCACTGCCCCCCGCCCCCTCTTCCCGGCCGTCCGGAATGAGGAACACGCGCAGGCCGTCCATCACGCTCTCCTCTCCCATCAGCAAGCTGGGCCGCAGGAGCTTCGGCTGCAAAGAGCAGGGGGTCTCAGTGGGGCCGGCCGAgggcgccccccctcctcctcctccggggtGCTTGGTCGCTGCTCCAGCTCTGGGGGCCCTCCCGGCTCTTCTATtccctcttctcccccccccaccccctgctGACCccaatggctggctggctggctcccTCAAGAAGCAGCCACAGCAGCAGCAACTGTGGCTCTAGGgagaagctggggggggggcaccctgaGGAAATctaggggaaggggggaagggggggctCAGTGCCCTTGCTCACCTTTTGTATTGGGGGGAGCCTCTTACTCTCCCGGTGCACGGCGTCCAGGGTCTCAATGTGCATCTGGACTATgtctgaggggggggggagcagggagggagggagcgtcACCCACCAGGCTCCTCccccgtgctgccccctccccacCCACGCGGTCACCTCCGTCCCTCGCCCACCTGGGATCATGACGTGCAGGCCCTTCAGGTGCTCGTTGGTGACGCCGCTCTCCGTGCAGACCTTGTCCACAAAGCGGTTAATGAAGCGCACCACGTAGTTGGCCACGTCGGAGGTCTCGGCGTCCTCAAAGCCGCTCTCCGTGTCGTAGCTGTCGGCCACGCTCCCGGCGATGCTGGGCAAGGAGGGAGACAAGAGCGTGAGGCCTCCGCCCACAGAgggcagccccctccccacagGAGGGCCCTTGGTGGTGGGCTCGGCCGGAGCGGGCACTGccgggagggggagaggggaggggggagggaatggCCGGGCGGGGGGGCGGGGGGCCCCTACCTGTTGGTGATGAAGCTGTTGCTGACGCTCTCTGCGTCCCCGAGGCCAGAGCTGCGCGGGAGGCGGTTCTTGCTGGTGTCCAGCGGGAGGAGCAGGTAGCTCATGCGGTTGGCGTAGTGGATGGCCTGGCTGAAGACCGTGCTCTCCTCCTTCTGGATCAGCTCCCGCTGCTTCTCGGGGCTCATGGTGGGCCACAGCCGGCACTGCAGCGCCGCGATCTCCAGGATGGACCCCTCCTCCTGCTCTGGCGGCTCCCCCTCGCCCGCCTGGCCCAAGGAGAAAGGGGCCCGGGTAGCAACAGGGGTCGCCACcagggcggaggggggggggcggggcaGCTGCCGGACTGACCACAACACTCCCGGGGAGAGCTAGCCCGGAGGGAGGATTCCGCGGAGGGATTCCCTTCCCACATTCCCGTGCACGTCTTCCCAAAAGGGCGccgtccttcctcctcctcctcgttgcccctgcccccccccccctctgaagAGGCAGCAACGGAGTCTCTGTGAGAACTTcctttctgaatttatttattatttatttatttgctttgcttctatactgctgttctcagcccgaaggcgactcacagcggaacacaaaacacagaacacagcagaatacaaacaccaatataaaacagttaataacccaATCTAA includes these proteins:
- the SBF1 gene encoding myotubularin-related protein 5 isoform X1; amino-acid sequence: MARLADYFVVVAFSPGKRGNGDGQGQILQRFPEKDWEDNPFPQGIELFCQPSGWQLFRERKPPTFFIAVLTDINSERHYCACFTFWEAVERSQLQSRLRKEEEEEEEDEEEEVAAPVQPAQLFAPKSLVLVSRLDHADVFRNCLGLVYTIYVDGLSTSLETVIGNLLTCTIPITGGSQPDTEDEGGARTISLGAGDRQVIQTPINDSLPISNCSVALLFRQLGITNVLCLFCAALTEHKILFLSSSYQRLTDACRALLALMFPLKYSFTYVPILPAQLLEVLSTPTPFIIGVSSDFQSETQELLDVIIADLDGGTVTVPECIHISLLPEPLLHRTREALSMVLDPGLEIADLAFPPSTISASSLKMQDKEIRAVFLRLFAHLLQGYRWCLHIIRIHPEPVIRFHKAAFLGQRGLVEDDFLPKVLEGMAFAGFVTERGPPYREVDVFDELVANEAQRMQADEGSKVRVLQHIKELAEQLYKNENPYPAVTMHKVQRPTEGSHLRLHQRPFPRLDEGTIQWIVDQATAKLQTAPPVVRAERKCLVPSGPPLGTLMERNGLVLANSARRLEVVRNCISYVFESKMLEAKRLLPAVLRAMKSRPARQCLTQELNLHVQQNRAVLDHLQFDFVVRMMNCCLQDCSTADEHGVAAALLPLVTAFCRKLSPGITQFAYSCVQEHLVWTNLQFWEAMFYGDVQNHIRALYLEGTEENYLEQQAGEGEPPEQEEGSILEIAALQCRLWPTMSPEKQRELIQKEESTVFSQAIHYANRMSYLLLPLDTSKNRLPRSSGLGDAESVSNSFITNSIAGSVADSYDTESGFEDAETSDVANYVVRFINRFVDKVCTESGVTNEHLKGLHVMIPDIVQMHIETLDAVHRESKRLPPIQKPKLLRPSLLMGEESVMDGLRVFLIPDGREEGAGGSGGGPPLLPAEGAIFLTTYRIVFKGTPVDPLVGEQVVVRSFPVASLTKEEKITAQAPVDQFIPEGCAQLQLRSCTFQLLRIAFDEEVASESVEVFRKHLQKLRYPQHIADTFAFTVGQASKPALQPKAKEKNPSLRTISKNLVKNAKRTIGRQYITRKKYTPPPWEHRGGGQQPFPEDNEDEISVSEEMDRSTLTPATLTIRPSDKMTMGQLVERACCRDYQRLGLGTLSNSLTRSKNEPFRICTVNRMYAICRSYPGLLIVPQSIQDNTIQRISRCYRQNRFPVVSWRNSRTKAVLLRSGGLHGKGVAGLFKSPNAPAPGPSQADSTSLEQEKYLQAVINSMPHYVDAGGGRNTLSGFTSAHMSSSDSSEKRQPKLGSLMKQVMGGKDEGPGPVSRAALGHRARVITLSSPKSLAVKGRLSPRGKWGSIRASGRTSSYALNMEVGSRLAGKELLGAPPNGSPSEASFLRQHRASLYIIGDKSQLRGVKPDPLQHWEVVPIEVFEARQVKTSFKKLMKACVPGNPSAEPSLAYLRSLEESEWLTQIHKILQIAVLVVELLDTGSSVLVSLEDGWDITTQVVSLVQLLSDPYYRTLEGFRLLVEKEWLSFGHRFSHRGAQTLAGQSGGFTPVFLQFLDCVHQIHLQFPMEFEFSQYYLKFLSYHSVSNRFRTFLLDSDYERLELGLLYEEKGESKGPQPFRSVWEYVDRLNKKIPAFFNYMYAPEDSEVLRPYSNLSNLKVWDYYTQETLSEGPSYDWELVQGRPEPVEDPGPPDAGAPTPSRRRIVWPCYDNRSRVEPDAISRLLEELQNLEMELGQIPGRWKDTWDKLKASQRTEAHEDAGGGKGASSALLMASGGLSHQRRSLGAYLQESGVGSSAINLSLDSDASSASAPSSGKPGGRRSNTSTLYSQFQPAESENRSYEGTLYKKGAFMKPWRPRWFVLDKTKHQLRYYDSRLDTECKGVIDLAEVESITPGTPTMGAPKMVDEKAFFDVKTTKRVYNFCAQDVLLAQQWIDRIQGCLSDA